Proteins encoded within one genomic window of Acidimicrobiales bacterium:
- the acsA gene encoding acetate--CoA ligase, with amino-acid sequence MSWETIHKPEWPRGVVPNVVDYSAACRDFSWEAARRQLDGLPDGAGLNIAYECVTRHARGAGANRTALRWIDRNGTTRSATYAQLDALTSRFANVLRSLDVAKGERVFALLGRVPALYVAAFGTLKNSSVFCPLFAAFGPEPVYQRLDRGDARVLITTAAAYRRKVAPMRDSLPLLEHVILVDDDNLAAGDCALSFDELMAAASEDFTIPPTSPDDMALLHFTSGTTGTPKGAVHVHEAVVAHHATAASALDLHPDDVFWCTADPGWVTGTSYGIVAPLSHGITTVVDEGEFNALRWYQTLQDERVTVWYTAPTALRMLMRGDPGLARGFDLSQLRFIASVGEPLNPEVVVWGQEALGLPIHDNWWQTETGGIMIANLAGSDIRPGSMGRPLPGVEATVLRRGADGRARVVNGAVEPVTEPGAEGELALRAGWPSMFRGYLHEEARYAKCFADGWYLTGDVARRDADGWFWFVGRADDVIKSAGHLIGPFEVESVLMEHPAVVEAGVIGVPDPVAGEVVKAFVSLRDGTEPSDALRLELIGFARKRLGPAVAPRQIAFDQHLPKTKSGKIVRRVLKARELHLPEGDLSTLEVTA; translated from the coding sequence ATGAGCTGGGAGACGATCCACAAACCCGAGTGGCCGCGGGGTGTCGTCCCGAACGTGGTCGACTATTCGGCGGCGTGCCGCGACTTCTCATGGGAGGCCGCCCGCCGCCAGCTCGACGGCCTGCCCGACGGCGCCGGGCTCAACATCGCCTACGAGTGCGTCACCCGCCACGCCCGCGGTGCGGGCGCCAACCGCACCGCGTTGCGCTGGATCGACCGCAACGGCACGACGAGGTCGGCGACATACGCACAGCTCGACGCGCTCACCAGTCGCTTCGCCAACGTCTTGCGCTCGCTCGACGTCGCCAAAGGCGAGCGCGTATTCGCGTTGCTCGGTCGCGTACCTGCGCTCTACGTCGCCGCCTTCGGCACGCTGAAGAACTCCAGCGTCTTCTGCCCGCTGTTCGCGGCCTTCGGCCCCGAACCGGTGTACCAACGCCTCGATCGCGGTGACGCTCGCGTGCTGATCACGACGGCCGCCGCCTATCGCCGCAAGGTCGCCCCGATGCGCGACTCGCTCCCACTCCTCGAGCACGTGATCCTCGTCGACGACGACAACCTCGCCGCCGGCGATTGCGCATTGTCGTTCGACGAGTTGATGGCCGCGGCGTCCGAGGACTTCACGATCCCGCCAACGTCGCCCGACGACATGGCGTTGCTGCACTTCACCAGCGGCACGACCGGGACGCCGAAGGGCGCGGTACACGTGCACGAGGCGGTGGTGGCGCATCATGCGACGGCAGCGTCCGCGCTCGACCTTCACCCTGACGACGTCTTCTGGTGCACCGCCGATCCCGGATGGGTGACCGGCACGTCCTACGGCATCGTCGCCCCGCTGTCGCACGGCATTACGACCGTGGTCGACGAGGGCGAATTCAACGCGCTGCGGTGGTACCAGACGCTGCAAGACGAACGCGTCACCGTTTGGTACACCGCGCCCACCGCGCTGCGCATGCTGATGCGCGGCGACCCGGGGTTGGCGCGTGGCTTCGACCTGTCGCAGCTGCGTTTCATCGCCAGCGTCGGGGAACCGCTCAATCCCGAGGTCGTCGTATGGGGGCAGGAGGCACTGGGCCTGCCGATCCACGACAACTGGTGGCAGACCGAGACGGGCGGGATCATGATCGCCAACCTCGCCGGCAGCGACATCCGTCCCGGTTCGATGGGCCGGCCCCTCCCGGGCGTCGAGGCCACTGTGTTGCGGCGCGGGGCCGACGGGCGCGCCCGCGTCGTGAACGGTGCGGTGGAACCCGTGACCGAACCCGGGGCGGAAGGCGAACTCGCGCTGCGCGCCGGCTGGCCGTCGATGTTCCGCGGCTACCTGCACGAGGAGGCGCGCTACGCCAAGTGCTTCGCCGACGGGTGGTACCTGACCGGTGACGTGGCGCGCCGCGACGCCGATGGGTGGTTCTGGTTCGTCGGACGCGCCGACGACGTCATCAAGTCCGCCGGGCACCTGATCGGTCCGTTCGAAGTCGAAAGCGTGCTCATGGAGCACCCCGCCGTTGTCGAGGCCGGGGTCATCGGCGTGCCGGATCCGGTCGCCGGTGAGGTGGTGAAGGCGTTCGTGAGCCTGCGCGACGGCACCGAACCGAGCGACGCCCTTCGCCTCGAACTCATCGGCTTCGCCCGCAAACGCCTCGGCCCGGCGGTCGCACCGCGGCAGATCGCATTCGACCAGCACCTTCCCAAGACCAAGAGCGGCAAGATCGTGCGCCGCGTGCTCAAGGCGCGCGAACTACACCTGCCGGAGGGCGACCTCTCCACGCTCGAGGTGACCGCGTGA
- a CDS encoding carboxymuconolactone decarboxylase family protein: MGDYQQILNELRQPTAELRHEIPDTWAGFLALHESAVRDGLVPGRIKELIALAIAVVQRCDGCIAYHAKAAARAGATRDELAEILGVALLMDGGPASVYAPRAWAAFTEFATPPPSAAT; this comes from the coding sequence GTGGGCGACTACCAACAAATCCTCAACGAACTGCGGCAACCGACGGCGGAACTGCGCCACGAAATTCCCGACACCTGGGCCGGGTTCCTGGCGCTCCACGAGTCGGCCGTACGCGATGGGCTTGTGCCGGGTCGGATCAAGGAGCTCATCGCTTTGGCGATCGCCGTGGTGCAGCGCTGCGACGGTTGCATCGCCTACCACGCGAAAGCGGCGGCCCGCGCCGGCGCCACGCGAGACGAACTCGCGGAAATCCTCGGCGTGGCGCTGCTGATGGACGGGGGTCCCGCCAGCGTGTACGCCCCGCGGGCGTGGGCGGCGTTCACCGAGTTCGCCACACCACCGCCGAGCGCCGCGACATGA
- a CDS encoding GAF domain-containing protein → MDDRETSLLAAVGGLATDLELAQVLQRVVSAACWIADARFGALGVIGEDGLLSEFVHEGLDPATVAVIGRLPEGHGVLGQLITDPQPLRLANLGEHASSFGFPAGHPPMRGFLGVPVLVRGEVFGNLYLCEKRSGDEFSEADERRVVALAAAAGSAIANARLHDEVQLRERSLTASQSIATALLSGANPDDVLELVAAYARDILDADTATIALPHAGGDLSIRVAVGHGAADLRNSVVPARASISGEVLRTGRPVAVSDAASVSYAHQPMIQMFGSGPMVFVPLWDQGTPLGTLAVGRRKGRQPFHRTALSLLQSFAMQASVGLEFARAQRHKERLAVYEDEQRIAHDLHDTVIQDLFATGLRLQGATQLVTDSGLREQIDGAVDAIDKTIRNLRTAIFGLTQTAVATGGLRNELLEVVRDLAGAHGLEHRVNFDGILDARVDDHARAQVVAVVREAVSNAGRHAQAKTVDVDLRASANELVLLVVDDGIGIPDELGRRSGVSNMQARAEALGGHARIAARSGGGTEVEWRIPLS, encoded by the coding sequence ATGGATGATCGTGAGACATCTCTGCTTGCTGCCGTCGGCGGGCTGGCGACAGACCTCGAGTTGGCGCAGGTTCTGCAGCGGGTCGTGTCGGCCGCGTGCTGGATCGCCGATGCCCGGTTCGGCGCGCTGGGCGTCATCGGCGAGGACGGGCTGTTGTCGGAGTTCGTCCACGAAGGGCTCGACCCCGCCACCGTCGCCGTCATCGGCCGCTTGCCCGAGGGCCACGGCGTGCTGGGCCAGCTGATCACCGATCCCCAACCACTGCGGCTCGCCAACCTCGGCGAGCACGCGTCCTCCTTCGGATTTCCGGCCGGGCACCCGCCGATGCGCGGATTCCTCGGCGTTCCCGTGCTCGTGCGCGGCGAGGTGTTCGGCAACCTGTACCTGTGCGAGAAGCGCTCGGGTGACGAGTTCAGTGAGGCCGACGAGCGGCGCGTGGTGGCACTGGCCGCGGCGGCCGGCTCGGCGATCGCGAACGCCCGCCTGCACGACGAGGTGCAGTTGCGCGAGCGCAGCCTCACGGCATCGCAGAGCATCGCCACCGCGTTGTTGTCGGGTGCGAATCCCGACGACGTGCTCGAGCTCGTCGCGGCATACGCCCGCGACATCCTCGACGCCGACACCGCCACGATCGCGTTGCCCCACGCCGGCGGCGACCTGAGCATCCGGGTGGCCGTCGGCCACGGCGCCGCCGACCTGCGCAACAGCGTCGTGCCCGCTCGCGCGTCGATCTCGGGCGAAGTGCTGCGCACGGGACGGCCCGTCGCGGTGAGCGACGCCGCCAGCGTGAGCTACGCGCACCAGCCGATGATCCAGATGTTCGGCTCGGGGCCGATGGTGTTCGTGCCGCTGTGGGACCAAGGCACACCGCTGGGCACCCTCGCCGTCGGCCGGCGCAAGGGTCGCCAACCGTTCCATCGCACGGCGCTGTCGCTCCTCCAGTCCTTCGCCATGCAGGCCAGCGTCGGGTTGGAGTTCGCCCGCGCCCAGCGGCACAAGGAGCGGCTGGCCGTCTACGAGGACGAGCAGCGGATCGCGCACGACCTGCACGACACCGTCATCCAGGACCTGTTCGCCACCGGCCTGCGGCTGCAGGGTGCCACGCAACTCGTCACGGATTCGGGTCTGCGCGAGCAGATCGACGGTGCGGTCGACGCCATCGACAAGACGATTCGCAACCTGCGCACTGCCATCTTCGGCCTGACGCAGACGGCGGTCGCCACTGGCGGCCTGCGCAACGAGCTGCTCGAGGTCGTGCGCGACCTCGCCGGGGCTCATGGCCTCGAACACCGCGTCAATTTCGACGGCATCCTCGACGCCCGCGTCGACGACCACGCGCGCGCCCAGGTTGTGGCCGTGGTCCGCGAAGCGGTGTCCAACGCCGGGCGTCACGCGCAAGCCAAGACGGTCGACGTCGACCTACGGGCCAGCGCCAACGAACTGGTGCTACTGGTCGTCGACGACGGCATCGGCATCCCCGACGAGCTCGGCCGGCGCAGCGGCGTGTCCAACATGCAGGCGCGCGCCGAGGCGCTCGGGGGCCACG